The Sinomicrobium kalidii region AATCAGATCCTGATTAACGCCTGTCCATAGTTCATTCCTGGTGGCGTACTCCTTGCTGAGCACGGACAGATAGTGTCCGGAGGCTTCTTTTTCCCGTTCTGTCTCATTTTCTTCCGGAAAGTTCTCCCCCATTTCCCGAAGGTCTATTCCCCGTTCTTCGGCTATTTTGGTCATCATCTCCACGGCAAGCTTCAGGTTTTCGCTCACTTTTTCCCAGAACTCTCCGTTCCTGGCATCTTTTTCCTCGTCTGTCATTTCTCCCTCCATATTGTAAACGCGGCATCTCGATGTAAAGCTACAGCGCTCACACCAACGGTCGCAATAATTGTAGATTCCCGGGATAAAGCGCCCGTCATTATCATTAAATAATTTTAACAATTCGTCCTTGTCCATCACTATAAATTTTATCACAGGATCAAAGCCTACCCGAATGTCGCTAAAAAGTCATTCCCTTTTGCCGGTTTACCGGTTCAATCAAAAACCTCATGCAGTACCGCAAGCGACCTGGGACGGTAAAACCCCTGTAAATGCAATTCGAAATAAACAACCAGGAAATTTAAAATATCGCGCCTGGTGGCCTTGGTTAGCCTGATCTGGTTTACATTATCAAAATCCGTACCTAAAAACGTTCTGAAATGCACTAAAGCTTCTCCGTAAATAACGGGGTTATAGCCGGCCTGAGTGGTGAAACTTCCTTCGAGAAGGTCAAAATAAGGGAGGTGGGCATCGGTGGCATCGGGATAAAAACCCAGGTACTTGGTTAGTTTCAGCAAAAACAGGATATGGAAATTGGCAGTTTTATCCGTAAAATCGAACCAGGTCAGGGTATCTTCCACGTACCTGTACAAAGGGATATTTTCTTCTTC contains the following coding sequences:
- the recO gene encoding DNA repair protein RecO, giving the protein MVITTKVIVLSAIKYGDTSLIVKCLTECCGVRSYLLRGVLSSRKGKLKKAHFFPLTQLEIIAGHRDKGNLEHIKEARVYHPYRTVYSDMVKNAVVLFLAEMLNGSLREEEENIPLYRYVEDTLTWFDFTDKTANFHILFLLKLTKYLGFYPDATDAHLPYFDLLEGSFTTQAGYNPVIYGEALVHFRTFLGTDFDNVNQIRLTKATRRDILNFLVVYFELHLQGFYRPRSLAVLHEVFD